A window of the Cygnus atratus isolate AKBS03 ecotype Queensland, Australia chromosome 4, CAtr_DNAZoo_HiC_assembly, whole genome shotgun sequence genome harbors these coding sequences:
- the ERI1 gene encoding 3'-5' exoribonuclease 1, whose product MEEQQEEQKENRPQPARPQPPPAARPPRHSAEAQRQQHSGVSDQGTKEKSPASSQSDFSDPVYKEIAMTNGYINRMTRDELRSKLAEFKLETRGVKDVLKKRLKNYYKKQKLMQKEALNSDSYYDYICVVDFEATCEEGNPPEFVHEIIEFPVVLLNTHTLEIEDTFQQYVKPEVNPKLSNFCIGLTGITQDVIDKADAFPQVLQNVIEWMRQRELGTKYSYCMLTDGSWDMSKFLNIQCRVSRIKYPSFAKKWINIRKSYGNFYKVPRNQTKLTIMLEKLGMTYDGRPHSGLDDSKNIARIAIRMLQDGCELRVNEKMHAGQLMTVSSSAPLEGAPAPQMPRYRN is encoded by the exons atggaggagcagcaggaggagcagaaggagaACCGCCCGCAGCCCgcccgcccgcagccgccgcccgccgcccgcccgccg CGGCACAGCGCTGAAGCACAGCGGCAGCAGCACAGCGGGGTCAGCGATCAAGGAACTAAGGAGAAAAGCCCAGCTTCCAGTCAGAGTGACTTCAGCGACCCAGTGTACAAGGAAATCGCCATGACCAATGGCTACATCAACAGAATGACCCGAGACGAGCTTAGAAGTAAACTTGCAGAGTTCAAACTTGAAACCAG AGGAGTAAAAGATGTGCTGAAGAAGAGACTGAAGAATTATTACAAGAAACAGAAGCTGATGCAGAAGGAGGCTCTTAATTCAGACAGCTACTATGACTATATCTGCGTTGTTGACTTTGAAGCAACCTGTGAAGAAGGAAACCCACCTGAATTCGTACATGAAATAATTGAGTTTCCTGTTGTCTTATTGAACACACATACCCTGGAAATA GAGGATACGTTTCAGCAGTATGTAAAGCCAGAGGTCAATCCCAAACTTTCAAATTTCTGTATTGGTCTGACAGGAATCACCCAG GACGTCATTGATAAAGCTGATGCATTTCCTCAAGTTCTACAGAACGTCATAGAGTGGATGAGGCAGCGAGAACTGGGAACAAAGTACAGCTATTGCATGTTGACGGATGG ATCTTGGGATATGAGTAAATTTTTGAATATCCAGTGCCGTGTTAGCCGTATTAAATACCCTTCATTTGCCAAAAAGTGGATCAATATTCGCAAATCATATGGGAACTTCTATAAG GTTCCTAGGAACCAGACCAAGCTGACAATCATGCTTGAAAAGCTGGGGATGACCTATGACGGGAGACCTCACAGTGGACTTGACGACTCTAAAAACATTGCAAGGATAGCTATAAGGATGCTGCAGGATGGCTGTGAACTGCGAGTGAATGAGAAAATGCACGCAGGACAGCTCATGACAGTCTCCTCTTCAGCCCCCTTAGAGGGAGCCCCTGCTCCACAGATGCCCCGTTACAGAAACTAA